In one Bryobacteraceae bacterium genomic region, the following are encoded:
- a CDS encoding PRTRC system protein C yields MPLTITKMTRLFQFNGIRLPDPNPNMPVDEVKALYAGQYPELATAVVNGPEAVGDKMRYTFERAIGSKG; encoded by the coding sequence ATGCCCCTCACGATCACCAAAATGACTCGGCTGTTCCAGTTCAACGGCATCCGGCTTCCGGATCCCAACCCAAACATGCCGGTAGACGAAGTCAAAGCGCTATACGCGGGGCAGTACCCGGAGTTGGCGACCGCCGTCGTCAACGGCCCGGAAGCCGTCGGCGACAAGATGCGCTACACCTTCGAGCGCGCCATCGGTAGCAAGGGCTAA
- a CDS encoding 4Fe-4S single cluster domain-containing protein — MFLRVHALMENSTVNGPGARAVIWVQGCSLGCPGCWNPQTHAPLQGFRLDVSEILEWFAKARRENRIEGLTISGGEPMEQAQAVLELLRRLKAAHPSITAGLFSGYTERELRESLWPAIQGHLDFAVLGRYNARRRSGDPLVTSANQVLRLYTARYSMADFAAQSVEVHIDDTGLTQITGFPILGSPVLG, encoded by the coding sequence ATGTTCCTCCGCGTCCACGCCTTAATGGAAAACAGCACAGTGAACGGCCCCGGAGCGCGAGCGGTGATCTGGGTCCAGGGATGCTCGTTAGGTTGTCCGGGTTGTTGGAACCCGCAAACGCACGCTCCGTTGCAGGGCTTCCGGCTCGACGTTTCGGAGATCCTCGAATGGTTCGCGAAGGCAAGGCGTGAGAATCGGATCGAAGGTCTCACGATCAGCGGCGGCGAACCGATGGAGCAGGCGCAAGCGGTTCTGGAGTTGCTCCGCAGGCTGAAGGCGGCGCACCCCAGCATCACCGCCGGGCTGTTCTCGGGCTACACGGAACGCGAACTCCGTGAGAGCCTGTGGCCGGCCATACAAGGCCACCTCGACTTCGCCGTCCTCGGCCGCTACAACGCAAGGCGGCGCAGTGGCGATCCACTGGTCACGTCAGCCAACCAGGTGCTGCGTCTGTACACTGCCCGCTATTCAATGGCTGACTTCGCGGCGCAATCCGTGGAAGTCCACATCGACGATACCGGCCTGACCCAAATCACCGGCTTCCCCATCCTCGGCTCGCCCGTTCTGGGCTAG
- a CDS encoding PRTRC system ThiF family protein codes for MHELSQDLLHRPVRVLVVGCGGSGSAIAAGLPYLHQSMIVSGHPGGLAVSIMDGDAISPANTVRQPFCASEIGLNKAVVTVSRLNLFWGVHWTAVPEHLADTTDLGNVDIVIGCVDTRVARRLMSKKVDGLRSRVSYWLDLGNTADGGQFVLGQPLNGRNRRSANRLRTAAELFPEIVNPDLEEETEPSCSAVEALERQEPFVNQVLATQALALLTRLFRYGRIEHHGGFVSVAAPRAVPVSVSPALWRRMRHRGSKLRIGAGSSTVVGCPTSGTSSET; via the coding sequence ATGCACGAACTGAGCCAAGATCTCCTCCACCGGCCCGTCCGCGTGTTGGTCGTCGGTTGCGGCGGTTCCGGAAGCGCGATCGCGGCGGGTTTGCCCTATCTGCACCAATCGATGATCGTCTCCGGTCATCCCGGCGGACTGGCCGTATCCATCATGGACGGGGACGCTATCTCGCCAGCGAACACCGTCCGCCAGCCGTTTTGCGCATCGGAGATCGGCCTCAACAAAGCCGTCGTGACGGTGAGTCGCCTGAACCTGTTCTGGGGCGTGCATTGGACTGCCGTCCCTGAGCATCTCGCGGACACCACTGACCTGGGCAACGTGGACATCGTTATCGGTTGCGTCGACACGCGGGTGGCTCGAAGGCTGATGAGCAAGAAAGTGGACGGGCTCCGAAGCAGGGTCAGCTATTGGCTCGATCTTGGCAACACAGCCGACGGCGGTCAATTCGTGCTTGGCCAGCCACTGAACGGCCGCAATCGCCGTTCCGCGAACCGCCTCCGAACGGCCGCTGAATTGTTCCCGGAGATCGTGAATCCCGACTTGGAGGAGGAAACTGAGCCAAGCTGTAGTGCGGTCGAGGCATTGGAACGGCAGGAGCCGTTCGTCAACCAGGTTCTGGCGACACAAGCTCTTGCTCTATTGACCCGCTTGTTTCGCTACGGGCGCATTGAGCACCACGGCGGCTTTGTGAGTGTGGCGGCGCCGCGGGCCGTTCCGGTTTCGGTGAGCCCAGCCCTGTGGCGAAGAATGCGTCATCGGGGCTCAAAGCTGCGGATCGGGGCTGGAAGCTCAACGGTCGTGGGATGTCCCACAAGCGGCACGTCATCGGAAACGTAG
- a CDS encoding siphovirus Gp157 family protein, which yields MPEQSTVRDPRSLFDIDERLIELMDQFADAAADGQEPSSELIEEINEYIEAFQSKVDRIAGYLRWQESIASICGAEAERLSARKKSAEGRVSRLKNMLLHFMLSRGLKKLDGERAAIGLQPNSAASLVVDDPLKIGECFFERSIGFTKTELQELIYQLPAGELRDHLEAQLAEDGWQVNGSAVRAALANGAEVAGARLVKGHHIRIR from the coding sequence ATGCCAGAGCAATCAACCGTTCGCGACCCTCGTTCGCTCTTTGACATCGACGAGCGGCTCATCGAACTGATGGACCAGTTCGCCGATGCAGCCGCCGATGGACAGGAGCCTTCCTCGGAACTCATCGAGGAAATCAACGAGTACATCGAGGCTTTCCAGTCGAAGGTCGACCGCATCGCCGGCTACCTGCGCTGGCAGGAGTCGATCGCTTCGATCTGCGGCGCGGAGGCGGAACGGCTCTCCGCGCGGAAGAAGTCGGCGGAAGGGCGTGTCAGCCGCCTGAAGAACATGTTGCTGCACTTCATGCTGTCCAGAGGCCTGAAGAAGCTCGACGGAGAGCGCGCAGCAATCGGGCTTCAGCCGAACTCGGCGGCCTCGCTCGTCGTGGATGATCCGCTCAAGATCGGCGAGTGCTTCTTCGAGCGATCCATCGGCTTCACCAAGACCGAATTGCAGGAGCTGATCTACCAGTTGCCCGCAGGAGAGCTGAGAGACCACCTGGAGGCGCAACTCGCCGAGGACGGGTGGCAGGTCAACGGCAGCGCGGTCCGAGCGGCCTTGGCGAACGGCGCAGAGGTCGCCGGCGCCCGGCTCGTGAAGGGCCATCACATCCGGATCCGATAG
- a CDS encoding PRTRC system protein B yields MKPYVAIGGSEPLSLKGALLFYEGRGRAFVTWHEAKPSSHDGIILGEAHELTTEFLRRLAQGLGTETSAEVLPLNMLAWTGDLSVWWTPRAARRMYFRPNSEAPPGLNGEMFSQPPLVWKVAGAELSVRALRNNQRPSADTPLMIAPYWNTDGDSGVVCQGSMRTPEAGGVASLAAWEQAFFQSEFTHQTGIKKLLAAKRGYFQTLEALKGGRQRFPTESLQPAGETLAEFIQRNR; encoded by the coding sequence ATGAAACCCTATGTTGCGATCGGTGGCAGCGAGCCGCTCAGCCTCAAGGGTGCTCTGCTCTTTTACGAGGGACGCGGGCGTGCCTTCGTAACCTGGCATGAAGCGAAACCATCTTCCCACGACGGCATAATTCTCGGCGAGGCGCATGAACTCACTACCGAATTCCTTCGAAGATTGGCTCAGGGCCTAGGAACGGAGACCTCGGCCGAGGTGCTTCCGCTGAATATGCTGGCCTGGACCGGCGACCTGTCGGTGTGGTGGACGCCGCGCGCGGCGAGGCGGATGTACTTTCGGCCCAACAGCGAGGCCCCGCCCGGCCTGAACGGGGAGATGTTCTCCCAGCCTCCATTGGTCTGGAAAGTTGCCGGGGCCGAGTTGTCGGTTCGTGCTCTGCGGAACAACCAGCGGCCGAGCGCGGACACACCGTTGATGATCGCGCCGTACTGGAATACCGACGGGGACTCCGGCGTCGTTTGCCAGGGGAGTATGCGCACGCCGGAAGCCGGCGGAGTTGCTTCGCTCGCCGCTTGGGAACAGGCGTTCTTTCAGAGCGAGTTCACGCACCAGACTGGGATAAAGAAACTCCTGGCCGCAAAACGGGGCTACTTCCAAACACTGGAAGCCCTCAAAGGGGGACGCCAACGGTTCCCGACAGAATCGCTCCAGCCAGCAGGCGAGACGCTTGCGGAGTTCATCCAGCGCAATCGGTGA
- a CDS encoding single-stranded DNA-binding protein, which yields MSGVNQITIVGNVGAAPELNYGQNNQPYCRFSVAVNEQWKNNGEKRERVTWFPIVAFNGLSENCAAYLERGRTVAVIGRVQTREYEDREGTKHHVMQVVAEKVTFLGASRKDESSAAPSPGKPASQSESDPDSIPF from the coding sequence ATGAGCGGAGTCAACCAGATCACGATTGTCGGCAACGTCGGCGCCGCCCCGGAACTGAACTACGGCCAGAACAACCAGCCGTACTGCCGGTTCTCGGTCGCCGTCAACGAACAGTGGAAGAACAACGGCGAGAAACGCGAGCGGGTAACGTGGTTTCCAATCGTTGCCTTCAACGGTTTATCGGAAAACTGCGCTGCCTATCTTGAACGCGGCCGGACCGTTGCTGTGATCGGGCGCGTTCAGACGCGCGAGTACGAGGACCGTGAGGGCACGAAGCATCACGTCATGCAGGTGGTCGCAGAAAAGGTCACCTTCCTCGGCGCCTCTCGCAAGGATGAGTCATCGGCGGCGCCCAGCCCAGGAAAGCCCGCTTCGCAGAGCGAGAGCGACCCGGACTCCATTCCATTCTGA
- a CDS encoding DUF1257 domain-containing protein: protein MSKYEVLRTVLSAERFLVEALRELGYSPDVSHEGMSLYGYLGDERPEKAHIVIRRRQLDSASNDIGFARDANGVYRALISEYDRGIGFNDGWLGRVAQTYKERQTMAVAKSKGYRFVGRQVFETPTGKKVQLRFAVR, encoded by the coding sequence ATGAGCAAGTATGAAGTACTGCGTACGGTGCTCTCCGCGGAGCGCTTTCTAGTTGAGGCGCTTCGGGAGCTTGGCTACAGCCCGGACGTCTCGCACGAAGGAATGAGCCTCTACGGATACCTGGGCGACGAGCGGCCAGAGAAAGCTCACATCGTCATTCGTCGGCGGCAACTCGACTCGGCGAGCAACGACATCGGCTTCGCCCGCGACGCCAACGGTGTGTACCGCGCGCTCATCAGCGAGTACGACCGCGGCATCGGGTTCAATGACGGTTGGCTGGGACGTGTCGCCCAGACGTACAAGGAGCGCCAGACAATGGCGGTCGCGAAGTCGAAGGGCTACCGGTTCGTGGGGCGGCAGGTGTTCGAGACGCCTACCGGCAAGAAGGTGCAACTCCGGTTCGCAGTCCGCTGA
- a CDS encoding PDDEXK nuclease domain-containing protein yields MSMESSPSTAYKALLADLKRRIQEAQVRAGLAVNRELVLLYWSIGREILIRQEREGWGAKVIDSLARDLHQSFPEMKGLSPRNLKYMRALAEAWPEESIVQQAAAQIPWFHNCTLLDKVKDPLERLWYIQQTIANGWSRNVLILQIDSGLYRRQGKAISNFEVALPKPQSDLAQQILKDPYNFDFLILDKDARERDIERGLLDHLRQFLLELGSGFAFVGSQVPLEVGGEDYRLDLLFYHLKLRTFIVAEVKATAFRPEYAGKMNFYLSAVDDLLRHPSDEPSIGLILCRSKEGIVVEYALRDIGKPMGIAEFRLTESLPDSLKSTLPSIEELESELDARTQDDGTSHEPSSGT; encoded by the coding sequence ATGTCAATGGAATCCTCACCCTCCACCGCCTACAAAGCGCTTCTTGCCGATCTGAAGCGACGGATCCAGGAGGCTCAGGTCCGGGCGGGCCTGGCCGTCAACCGCGAACTCGTGCTGCTGTACTGGTCGATCGGCCGGGAGATTCTCATTCGTCAGGAACGGGAAGGTTGGGGAGCCAAGGTGATCGATTCGCTGGCGCGTGATCTGCACCAGTCGTTCCCCGAGATGAAAGGCCTATCGCCCCGTAACCTCAAGTACATGAGGGCCTTGGCGGAGGCGTGGCCGGAGGAGTCAATTGTGCAGCAGGCTGCTGCACAAATTCCCTGGTTTCATAACTGCACGCTTCTGGACAAAGTGAAGGATCCACTGGAGCGGCTCTGGTACATCCAACAGACCATCGCCAACGGCTGGAGCCGGAACGTATTGATCCTTCAAATCGATTCGGGTCTCTATCGCCGCCAGGGAAAGGCGATCTCGAACTTCGAGGTCGCACTTCCCAAGCCGCAGTCCGACTTGGCGCAACAGATCCTCAAGGACCCCTACAACTTCGACTTCCTCATCCTCGACAAGGACGCCCGTGAACGCGATATCGAACGAGGTCTCCTCGATCACCTGCGGCAATTCCTTTTGGAACTCGGTTCCGGCTTTGCCTTTGTCGGAAGTCAGGTGCCGTTGGAGGTCGGAGGCGAAGACTATCGCCTCGACCTGCTCTTCTACCACCTCAAGCTCCGAACCTTCATCGTGGCAGAGGTAAAGGCCACTGCCTTCCGGCCCGAGTATGCCGGCAAGATGAACTTCTACCTGTCCGCGGTTGATGATCTGCTACGCCATCCCAGCGACGAGCCGAGCATCGGCCTGATCCTCTGCCGGTCAAAGGAAGGCATAGTGGTGGAATACGCGCTTCGCGACATCGGGAAACCAATGGGGATCGCGGAGTTCAGGCTGACCGAGAGTCTTCCCGATAGCTTGAAATCCACGCTGCCATCGATCGAAGAACTGGAGTCTGAACTCGACGCTCGGACTCAGGATGACGGGACATCCCACGAACCTTCGTCTGGCACCTGA
- a CDS encoding PRTRC system protein E: MFTQLLPLLAQRAVLITISQIEEGDRLQVNICPRQLKDGENQALTTPLSACGTATELDNELVAQVASFVAAQVGLHSNLSAIEKELAEAERLAREEAKKKQKTVGNGGKKADPVAKPSEAEVKPEPPAAQTLSLFDAPVAEAAVEGD; the protein is encoded by the coding sequence TTGTTCACGCAATTGCTGCCCTTGCTCGCTCAACGGGCAGTGCTCATCACGATCTCGCAGATCGAGGAAGGCGACCGCCTTCAGGTCAACATCTGCCCGCGTCAGCTCAAGGACGGGGAGAACCAGGCACTGACCACGCCGTTATCGGCATGCGGTACCGCCACGGAACTCGACAACGAACTCGTTGCCCAGGTGGCCTCATTCGTGGCCGCCCAAGTCGGGCTCCATTCGAATCTCTCGGCCATCGAAAAGGAACTTGCAGAGGCCGAGCGGCTTGCCCGCGAAGAAGCCAAGAAGAAGCAGAAGACAGTCGGCAACGGCGGCAAGAAGGCCGATCCGGTCGCCAAGCCATCAGAGGCGGAAGTGAAGCCCGAACCGCCTGCCGCGCAGACGCTGAGCCTCTTCGACGCTCCCGTGGCCGAGGCCGCCGTGGAAGGAGACTGA
- a CDS encoding DUF6094 domain-containing protein, whose translation MRIQGRLKLGYYPLPGSEAQRIRGFVRFPTEQCQALDPCSGTGAALTALTADSSAQMHGIELDAYRATEAREVLNEVIQGSAFDTHAPVESFSLLYLNPPYDFEVGEGKNKRMERLFLEHVARWLKPGGVLVFLVPYDRVCDCRGTLTTQFRDKAVYRLTAPESVTYKQVVLFGVRRSRQERERMTDRAVNEGNWKLQQLTRSYDAIPPLPDEPDRQYAVPPAPPAGLEYRELPLDLIEDLLDNSPAWRQAQRITHAPKTEFSGRPLTPLHKGHVGLLCTSGLLNGVFGSDGDRHVAYWESVKVVDRIEEEGERADTTVVREKERFSQRLTLLYADGRIELLSERPAPTKNGDTRDEERTSANGQADLCAPDAGYGDERFDSPASACG comes from the coding sequence ATGCGAATCCAAGGCAGGCTGAAGCTCGGCTACTACCCGCTACCTGGGTCCGAAGCGCAGCGAATTAGGGGCTTTGTCAGATTTCCTACGGAACAGTGTCAGGCCCTGGACCCCTGCAGTGGCACAGGCGCGGCGCTCACAGCCCTCACGGCCGACAGCAGCGCGCAGATGCACGGAATCGAACTCGACGCGTACCGGGCTACAGAAGCGCGCGAGGTCCTCAATGAGGTGATCCAGGGCAGCGCGTTTGACACGCATGCCCCGGTCGAATCGTTTTCGCTGCTCTACCTGAACCCGCCGTACGACTTTGAGGTCGGCGAGGGCAAGAACAAGCGGATGGAGCGGCTGTTTCTCGAGCACGTCGCGCGGTGGTTGAAGCCGGGCGGGGTGCTCGTGTTTCTTGTGCCCTATGATCGGGTTTGCGACTGTCGCGGCACGCTCACGACCCAGTTCCGCGACAAGGCGGTCTACCGGCTGACTGCGCCCGAATCGGTCACCTACAAACAGGTCGTGCTCTTCGGAGTGCGCCGCTCGCGGCAGGAACGGGAGCGGATGACCGACAGGGCGGTCAACGAAGGCAACTGGAAGCTCCAGCAACTCACCCGGTCGTACGACGCAATTCCGCCTCTTCCGGATGAACCGGACCGGCAGTACGCCGTGCCTCCGGCGCCACCAGCAGGACTGGAATACCGCGAATTGCCTCTCGACCTCATCGAAGACCTTCTCGACAACTCGCCCGCGTGGCGGCAGGCTCAACGCATCACACACGCGCCGAAGACCGAGTTCTCCGGACGCCCGCTGACGCCGCTGCACAAGGGGCACGTCGGCTTGCTCTGCACGAGCGGGTTGCTGAACGGCGTCTTTGGATCGGATGGGGACCGGCACGTCGCCTACTGGGAGAGCGTCAAGGTCGTGGACCGGATCGAGGAAGAGGGGGAGCGCGCCGATACGACCGTCGTCCGCGAGAAGGAGCGCTTCTCACAGCGGCTCACGCTGCTGTACGCGGATGGCCGCATCGAGCTTCTGTCGGAACGGCCGGCCCCAACCAAGAACGGAGACACCCGCGATGAAGAACGCACATCTGCGAATGGGCAAGCTGACCTTTGTGCGCCAGACGCGGGATACGGTGACGAACGTTTCGATTCACCTGCATCGGCTTGTGGCTGA
- a CDS encoding CPBP family intramembrane glutamic endopeptidase — MAQAVAAGTGAGILVAWLFGGYHKSASPMFTDVWMAITLGPLAEEVIFRGYLFWVIGSLLARLKVRAGAATAFVVAVLFALAHASKSGITGPQLVAIFGTGLLYGWLRLDTGSTVPPVIAHILFNAVIYLAAVFV, encoded by the coding sequence ATGGCCCAGGCGGTGGCCGCTGGTACTGGAGCTGGCATTCTGGTCGCGTGGTTGTTCGGTGGCTACCACAAGAGCGCCAGTCCGATGTTCACGGACGTCTGGATGGCGATCACGCTCGGGCCTCTGGCGGAGGAGGTGATCTTTCGTGGTTATCTCTTCTGGGTGATCGGTTCGCTTCTCGCGCGTCTGAAGGTTCGCGCTGGTGCTGCGACCGCATTCGTCGTCGCAGTGCTCTTCGCCCTGGCGCACGCGTCGAAGTCTGGGATCACCGGACCTCAGCTCGTGGCCATCTTCGGCACGGGCCTGCTCTATGGCTGGTTGCGGCTCGATACAGGTTCAACGGTCCCCCCGGTCATCGCCCACATCCTCTTTAACGCGGTCATTTACTTGGCCGCTGTCTTCGTCTGA
- a CDS encoding ATP-binding protein → MPKPAKFQVDPRLAMLLGETYRSSEQAIKELVDNAWDADADTVTITLPDAMTAGPLTVKDDGSGMTEKEVRQEYLRIARDRRAVQGNRTVKKRLVKGRKGIGKFAGLMVADVMTLATTARGQKTTLTIPREELLHRTSDLEAFPIAVEVSEVPQHEHGTEVSLSRLHQNLAFPDPDKLRQLLVVEYGREHDFAIFVNGSRVSIVDVPGSAFSEQVDVAGVGRVALTTRLVDEGKGMRQPGIAIRVGGKVVGRPSFFGLEGADDIPSKLLRRVYGEVEADGLLDDVTADWGSVIENSKAYIALEQYVQQAVREQLKGAFQKEMNLAQARLQQEINRRLAAMPEHRREFARLSIERVIKKMYGESEERIRPIVSVVLDALELDEYWQVLERIDSAKQGDVAVLAEALHEFGVLEIGQISVHAKRRLAILDRLDEMVRSMDMKEMEVHKALETNLWVFGADFALMSSNRSLANIIADYTSTKFTGPRASKRPDLLLLGGFGQRYTLIEFKRPSHRIGREDLSQAEQYRDDLLGKVQPIDIVVIGGTTDLRLQNNMPPAARVFSYQALIGRARAELQWLVTELVKQPEEVA, encoded by the coding sequence ATGCCAAAACCTGCCAAATTTCAAGTTGACCCCCGACTCGCCATGCTTCTGGGAGAGACTTACCGTTCCAGTGAGCAAGCAATCAAGGAACTGGTCGACAATGCCTGGGACGCAGATGCGGACACCGTTACCATCACCCTGCCAGATGCGATGACTGCAGGTCCCCTGACTGTGAAGGACGATGGTTCGGGCATGACCGAGAAGGAAGTCCGTCAGGAGTACCTTCGGATTGCGCGTGATCGTCGGGCAGTTCAGGGCAACCGGACCGTAAAGAAACGGTTGGTCAAAGGCAGGAAGGGGATTGGCAAATTCGCGGGATTGATGGTCGCGGACGTAATGACACTAGCGACGACAGCGCGCGGACAGAAGACGACCTTAACAATTCCACGAGAGGAACTACTGCATCGAACAAGTGATCTTGAAGCTTTTCCGATCGCAGTCGAAGTTTCCGAAGTGCCGCAGCATGAGCACGGAACGGAAGTGTCGTTATCCCGACTCCATCAGAACTTGGCTTTCCCGGATCCGGACAAGCTGAGACAACTCTTGGTTGTAGAGTACGGACGAGAGCATGACTTTGCCATCTTCGTCAACGGATCACGGGTGAGCATAGTTGATGTTCCTGGCTCTGCATTCTCAGAGCAAGTGGATGTCGCCGGAGTGGGCAGAGTTGCCTTGACGACGCGCTTAGTCGATGAGGGCAAGGGGATGCGGCAACCGGGAATCGCGATCAGAGTCGGTGGCAAGGTAGTCGGGCGGCCTTCATTCTTCGGACTGGAAGGCGCAGATGACATTCCATCCAAATTGCTAAGGCGAGTATACGGCGAAGTTGAAGCAGATGGGCTCCTTGACGATGTGACTGCTGACTGGGGAAGCGTCATCGAGAACAGTAAGGCGTACATCGCGCTGGAGCAGTACGTCCAACAAGCCGTGCGCGAGCAGCTAAAAGGGGCTTTCCAGAAGGAGATGAACCTGGCGCAGGCTCGACTTCAACAGGAGATCAATCGGCGCCTGGCCGCTATGCCCGAGCACCGGCGTGAATTTGCTCGGCTGTCTATAGAGCGGGTCATCAAGAAGATGTACGGCGAGTCCGAGGAGCGGATTCGCCCAATCGTTTCTGTTGTGCTCGACGCGCTTGAATTGGATGAATACTGGCAGGTGCTCGAAAGGATCGATAGCGCGAAGCAGGGCGATGTTGCCGTGTTGGCCGAAGCCTTACATGAGTTCGGTGTTCTGGAAATAGGCCAAATCAGCGTACATGCGAAGCGCCGCCTCGCGATACTTGATCGCCTGGACGAAATGGTCCGATCCATGGACATGAAGGAAATGGAGGTGCACAAGGCCCTAGAAACAAATCTTTGGGTGTTCGGGGCTGACTTTGCTTTGATGTCCTCCAACCGGAGCCTTGCGAACATCATTGCTGACTACACCTCTACGAAGTTCACCGGCCCGCGAGCCTCCAAACGGCCCGACCTGTTGCTTCTGGGTGGGTTCGGCCAGCGGTATACATTGATCGAGTTCAAACGCCCATCGCATCGAATAGGCCGGGAGGACCTCAGTCAGGCCGAGCAATATAGGGACGATCTACTTGGGAAAGTTCAACCGATCGACATTGTTGTTATCGGCGGTACAACCGATCTCAGGCTTCAAAACAATATGCCCCCGGCTGCGCGGGTCTTCTCATATCAAGCGCTCATCGGGCGTGCTCGCGCTGAATTGCAGTGGCTAGTGACCGAACTTGTGAAGCAGCCTGAGGAAGTTGCTTAA
- a CDS encoding DUF3150 domain-containing protein, translated as MATQGSLFASAGAVLTLPVPVMPTGDTAGGDPPPPLVPIYDPGVDLARKTVCIKVRLSTMGNTRKVSTSQIEADADKDLLRVSKHLLDSAELKAIGRFDGEIRRFLYNICLPFEVGIHLLPIAALEAVEQKLRQFAEQRQELVKSFLVAYPTLCQDAAKRLRGLYNPADYPPASDVEREFGFSWQYVSFGVPDQLKGISQEVWQQEREKAAQRMAEASSEIQQVLRETMAKLVQHMAERLKVGADGKPVRFKETTVSNLVEFLANFEFRNVTDDAELQGLVNQARTLLQGLEADDLRSTGELRARVQAGMEGLASQLDTMLTKSGSRKFRFED; from the coding sequence ATGGCCACACAAGGCAGTCTCTTTGCGTCTGCCGGCGCGGTGCTCACGCTGCCGGTTCCCGTCATGCCCACCGGCGACACTGCGGGCGGCGACCCGCCGCCCCCGCTTGTTCCCATCTACGATCCCGGCGTCGATCTCGCCCGCAAGACCGTCTGCATTAAGGTCCGCCTGTCGACGATGGGCAACACCCGGAAGGTTTCCACTTCCCAAATCGAGGCTGACGCCGACAAGGATCTTCTGCGCGTCTCGAAGCACCTGCTCGATTCCGCCGAACTGAAGGCGATTGGCCGGTTCGATGGCGAGATCCGGCGGTTTCTATACAACATCTGCCTGCCGTTTGAGGTCGGCATTCACCTGCTGCCGATCGCCGCCTTAGAAGCCGTCGAGCAGAAGTTGCGCCAGTTCGCCGAACAGCGGCAGGAACTGGTCAAGTCGTTCCTCGTGGCCTACCCGACCCTGTGTCAGGACGCGGCGAAGCGCCTGCGGGGTCTCTACAATCCGGCCGACTACCCGCCGGCGAGTGACGTCGAACGTGAGTTCGGTTTCTCGTGGCAGTACGTCAGCTTCGGCGTTCCCGATCAGCTCAAGGGCATCTCCCAGGAAGTCTGGCAACAGGAACGCGAGAAGGCGGCGCAACGCATGGCCGAAGCGTCGTCGGAAATCCAACAGGTACTGCGCGAGACGATGGCGAAACTCGTTCAGCACATGGCGGAGCGGCTGAAGGTGGGTGCCGACGGGAAGCCCGTGCGTTTCAAAGAAACGACCGTCTCGAACCTGGTCGAATTCTTGGCCAACTTCGAGTTCCGCAACGTCACCGACGACGCGGAGCTTCAGGGGCTCGTGAACCAGGCACGGACTCTCCTCCAGGGTCTTGAGGCCGACGACCTGCGCTCGACTGGGGAACTCCGCGCTCGGGTACAGGCAGGCATGGAGGGTCTAGCTTCCCAACTCGACACGATGCTCACCAAGTCCGGCAGCCGGAAGTTCAGGTTTGAGGATTAA